A window of Apium graveolens cultivar Ventura chromosome 8, ASM990537v1, whole genome shotgun sequence contains these coding sequences:
- the LOC141680335 gene encoding uncharacterized protein LOC141680335, with product MEALLKSQQSFMPAMTQDRQLLNSNTQALSRLEVQVSQLENIISEREKNHFPSQPEVNPKFHQNQKSHENVNFVISLRSGNQFNNHVGVNTHQEDKLISEPNPILLNPSLPQSSNPENSESNESSPSKEPPSKPHSDASSEKVFRPKAPFPQRLISKKLFAQLDKILEVFKQVKINIPLLDAIQQIPSYAKCLKDLCTHKRTTYVSKKAFLTSHVSSILSNQIPVKYKDPGCPTISSVIGNTFIDKALLDLGANVNLLPLSVYQALGLGELKNTNITLQLADRSIKNLKGIVEDVLIKIGNFVFPVDFVVLETEPVKNLKNQIPIILGRPFFATSNALINCRNSSMKLIFRNMSIDLNIFNVVNQPNELF from the coding sequence ATGGAGGCTTTACTTAAATCTCAACAATCTTTCATGCCAGCTATGACCCAAGATAGGCAGTTGCTAAATTCAAACACACAAGCCCTATCTAGGCTAGAGGTACAAGTTAGTCAATTGGAAAATATAATCAGTGAGAGAGAGAAAAATCATTTCCCTAGTCAACCCGAGGTTAATCCTAAATTTCATCAAAACCAAAAGTCTCATGAAAATGTGAACTTTGTCATCTCTCTAAGGTCTGGAAATCAATTCAATAATCATGTTGGTGTTAATACTCATCAGGAAGATAAGCTAATATCTGAACCAAATCCTATACTCTTGAATCCTAGTCTTCCACAATCTTCAAATCCTGAAAATTCTGAATCTAATGAGTCATCACCATCCAAAGAACCACCTTCAAAACCCCACTCTGATGCATCTAGTGAAAAAGTCTTTAGGCCAAAAGCTCCGTTTCCTCAAAGACTTATCTCAAAAAAACTATTTGCTCAGTTAGATAAGATTTTAGAAGTCTTTAAGCAAGTCAAGATTAACATTCCTCTTTTAGATGCAATTCAACAAATTCCCTCTTATGCTAAGTGTCTAAAAGATTTGTGTACTCATAAAAGAACCACTTATGTTTCTAAGAAAGCTTTCCTAACCTCTCATGTTAGTTCTATATTGTCAAATCAAATCCCTGTGAAGTACAAGGATCCTGGTTGTCCTACCATTTCTTCTGTCATAGGTAATACCTTCATTGATAAAGCTTTACTCGATTTAGGAGCTAATGTGAATCTTCTTCCATTATCTGTCTACCAAGCTTTGGGTTTAGGTGAACTTAAAAATACTAATATCACTCTTCAATTAGCTGACCGTTCTATTAAAAATCTTAAGGGTATAGTTGAAGATGTGTTGATTAAGATTGGTAATTTTGTCTTCCCCGTTGATTTCGTTGTTTTAGAAACTGAGCcagtcaaaaatctcaaaaatCAAATCCCCATCATTTTAGGAAGGCCCTTTTTTGCCACCTCTAATGCTTTGATTAACTGTAGAAATAGTTCGATGAAACTCATATTTAGAAATATGTCGATAGATCTGAATATCTTTAATGTAGTAAATCAACCTAATGAGCTTTTTTAA